One region of Sebastes fasciatus isolate fSebFas1 chromosome 1, fSebFas1.pri, whole genome shotgun sequence genomic DNA includes:
- the endou gene encoding uridylate-specific endoribonuclease A, translating to MKVIAVLALWVTLFHQGYSNTLDSCVGRCGYGTDNNFSCQCNTSCERFGDCCSDYAETCKAGSTSCKGRCDEKYNPDNECHCNSKCPQHKNCCSDYANLCDSDGGGGGGGGGGSVITDAEIKALSETLYALDSNKASASELIIDPQALVPDSQTSSKDDLSSAPLFRYLNEESLFSKPTYAALLAVLDNYDRMTGQAEDFSPQQLAEQETFLKETMSNTELGRELFAFLLTKAVYASEEEFIQDLKMMWFGLYSRNNNKMDSSGFEHIFAGEVKGGKVSGFHNWIQFYLLEKRGKLNYYSHSSNGPWTTYPDVMGMQFMWEGYFKQVGSAVIGCSPEFDFALYSLCYIARPGKQCRLSLGGKELIIQTYTWNNSFYGDGKMYIGSAFPATPRN from the exons ATGAAGGTCATTGCTGTACTTGCACTATGGGTGACCCTGTTCCACCAGGGATACAGCA ACACCCTGGACTCATGTGTGGGTCGGTGTGGTTATGGAACAGACAATAACTTCTCCTGTCAGTGTAACACGTCCTGTGAGCGCTTTGGAGACTGCTGTTCTGACTACGCTGAAACATGTAAAG CTGGATCAACATCTTGTAAAGGCAGATGTGATGAGAAATACAACCCTGACAACGAGTGCCACTGCAACTCCAAGTGTCCCCAGCACAAAAACTGCTGCAGCGACTACGCAAACCTCTGTGACA gtgacggaggaggaggaggaggaggaggtggaggtagTGTGATCACTGATGCTGAGATCAAGGCTCTCTCTGAGACGCTCTACGCTCTGGACTCAAACAAGGCTTCAGCCTCAGAGCTGATCATTGACCCTCAGGCTCTGGTGCCCGACTCTCAGACGAGCTCCAAGGACGACCTCTCCTCTGCACC CTTGTTCCGATACCTGAATGAGGAGTCTCTGTTCTCCAAACCCACCTACGCTGCTCTGCTGGCTGTGCTGGACAACTACGACAGGATGACTGGACAGGCGGAGGACTTCAGCCCTCAGCAGCTGGCTGAGCAGGAAACCTTCCTCAAGGAGACCATGTCCAACACTGAGCTGGGCAGAGAGCTGTTTGCGTTCCTCCTCACTAAAG CCGTCTATGCATCAGAGGAAGAGTTCATTCAGGACCTGAAGATGATGTGGTTTGGTCTGTACTCCCGCAACAACAACAAGATGGACTCAAGCGGCTTTGAACACATCTTTGCAG GAGAGGTCAAGGGAGGAAAAGTGTCTGGTTTCCACAACTGGATCCAGTTTTATCTCCTTGAGAAAAGAGGAAAGCTGAACTACTACAGCCACAGCTCCAACGGGCCT TGGACTACCTACCCTGACGTCATGGGGATGCAGTTCATGTGGGAAGGCTACTTCAAGCAGGTCGGCTCTGCAGTCATTGGCTGCAGCCCTGAATTTGACTTTGCCTTGTACAGCCTCTGCTACATCGCTCGCCCTGGAAAACA GTGTCGTCTGAGCCTTGGAGGGAAGGAGCTCATTATCCAGACTTACACCTGGAATAATTCTTTCTATGGTGATGGGAAGATGTACATcggctctgcttttcctgcaaccCCCAGGAACTGA
- the LOC141777223 gene encoding neurogenic differentiation factor 4-like: protein MMIKPCVRQGEGEEVVSPLQWMDGDMSSPDGDASVSSHCYRAGVNQQDGEMGSEDAQEDEEDEEEEGQEDENESKRRGPKKKRMTKARQERFRARRVKANARERSRMHGLNDALESLRTIMPCHSKTQKLSKIETLRLARNYICALSEALEGGLSTESRAFMETLCKGLSQPTSNLVAGCLQLGPGSGPVMRPEDRHRVRAAPTPLGGVVSYSSPGLPSPPYGTFDSAHLLHLRAMKGGVYENHSPNEYNGGGVGTPPYDGPPTPPLSISSNLVTKQEPSPHYPPPHHYSPSPVDQGLYQTQTGYDVHLEGPYDSYHPQHMPPRQITSVYRD from the coding sequence ATGATGATTAAGCCATGTGTGAGACAAGGCGAGGGAGAGGAGGTCGTCAGCCCTCTGCAGTGGATGGACGGAGACATGAGCTCACCTGATGGAGACGCATCCGTCTCATCACACTGCTACAGAGCAGGAGTGAACCAACAGGACGGGGAGATGGGGAGCGAGGATGCacaggaggacgaggaggacgaggaggaggagggacaggAGGATGAAAACGAGTCCAAGCGACGCGGGCCCAAGAAAAAGCGAATGACAAAGGCCCGGCAGGAGCGATTCCGTGCGAGGCGTGTGAAGGCCAACGCCAGGGAGCGTTCGCGTATGCACGGCCTAAACGATGCACTGGAGAGCCTGCGCACCATcatgccatgtcactccaaaacaCAGAAACTGTCCAAGATCGAGACGTTACGGCTGGCTCGCAACTATATCTGCGCTCTGTCCGAGGCCCTGGAGGGGGGCCTGTCCACGGAGAGCAGGGCCTTCATGGAGACGCTGTGTAAGGGCCTCTCGCAGCCCACCAGCAACCTGGTGGCCGGCTGCTTGCAGCTGGGACCAGGTTCCGGTCCCGTGATGAGGCCTGAGGACAGACACAGAGTTCGGGCGGCTCCCACTCCTCTCGGCGGCGTGGTGAGCTACTCCTCTCCTGGCCTGCCAAGTCCGCCGTATGGCACTTTTGACTCTGCTCACCTGCTTCACCTGAGAGCGATGAAGGGAGGAGTGTACGAAAATCACTCGCCAAATGAGTACAACGGCGGCGGTGTGGGGACCCCTCCGTACGACGGCCCCCCTACACCGCCTCTGAGCATCAGCAGTAACCTGGTGACCAAACAGGAGCCTTCGCCACACTACCCACCCCCACACCACTACTCTCCCTCCCCTGTGGACCAGGGCCTGTATCAGACTCAGACCGGCTACGACGTTCACTTAGAGGGGCCGTATGACTCCTACCATCCACAGCACATGCCCCCCCGACAGATCACCTCCGTCTACAGAGACTAA